TCAGTCCTGGCTTTGAATATGAAAAAGGATTGGGTTCCAACACGACCATGATCGCAGGAGCGAGCATACAGCTTGCGGCCAGACCCGGGCAAAATCTGGTGTATTGGGGCATTGTGCCAGCGGTCAGGACAGGATTTCGCTACTATACCAATTTTGACCGTAGGCTTATATTGAGGAAAAAATATATTGAGGGAAACTCGGCCAATTACGTTGGGGCAGTCAATACCTTATATTATGCCACGCCACTTATTAAAGGGGCGGAAATTGCTGGGGACAAAGGTATTTTTGGAAATGTCGGTGTTGTCTATGGAATGCAACGGACACTGCCGGTCGGGTTCAATTACGACATGGGGATTGGACTGGGATATTATTACGATGCCAATTACGGGGGAAGCATTGGCCCGATCGGGGGAATTGCAGTTGGATGGGCCTTTTGATACAAGAATATATAAAGTGGTCTTGACACAAGGCCGTTGGCAATAATTTGGAAAATAAATCCTGAAATGAAAAAACACTTTATTACATCATTCAAGATTTGGTGGTATTTCTTTGTAGGCGTTCTATGGCTCCTATTGATCCATGTCGATTTTGAACTAAGGGTACTACTTACACTGTATTCATATGGACTTGGAGCGGTCGTTGCAACTGCCTTCATCTTAGAGGTTTTTCAAAGAAAAGCATAGGATCGTTCAAAAATCCAAATAATCGAACTCACTAAAAACAAATTAATATGGATAATCAAAAAGAAATCAAATTATCGTCCAATTGGACCAATGTGGGACTATATGGAGGAAGTCTTTTACTATTGTTTATGGTTCCCATCCTGGTTCTGGTCATCATGGAACAAAAATTTCATATGGGAATGGTAGTTGCAGGAATTGCATTTTTAGGGCTAATTGGATTTTTGATATACTTGTTCATGTACACTTGCGACGCTCGGATCATTGGGGATAAAATCGTTCTAAAAAAACAATTCAGGCCAACAAAGGAATACTCATTCGATAAAATCGGATATCCAACATCCTTTCGGTTAAAACGAACTAAATACATTACGGTGGAAATGAAAAATGATGACAATACCACCGAAAAGTTTATAATAATGAACTCAAGGTCATTGTTGTCGTTTGAAAATAAAGATGCCGAACAAGTATTGATCAGTTTGCGGAATTTGGCAGGAAAAAAATAAAACCACACACAAACAAGGATTGAAAAAAATAATCGTACCGTTCATTGTAACCATTTTATTAAGTGCAACTACTTCCTACTTTTTGTCCAGATGGCTGGAAGGATATTCGATAGATCCTTCAATAGAAAGTTCTTTTGGCAAAATTCAGTCCATTATATTGTTCATTACCTGGCTGATCTACTTTTTCGCCTTGATAACTTTACCATTTCTATTGTCGGATTTGGTACGATGGACTAAAATGACAGATAGGGACTGGTGGAAAGCCATCTTGGCGTTTGAATTTTTTTCTCTGATCTTTTCTTATCTAGCAACTCCTCCCGACCTTATTTCGACCATTCTATTTTTTTTGACCTGTCAGGTTATAGTAATTGTGAACGGTATCGTGCTAAAACGAAAATTGACCGAAACCAAATAGCAAGGTGAACATGAACTACATCCCTTATAAAACGTGCTACAACTTTTTTCGGTCCAAGGTTAACTCAGGACAAAATGTGTGTTATGTCCAGAGTCCAAATCCGAACCGGGACCTGCTCACCAATTTTTCCGAAAAGGGAAAGCTCTTTTTGACCGCATCCGGGATCGAGACGGTTTTCAAATATCTTAAAAAGACCAGGCGTCCGGAACGGAACCACTGTAAATGACAATCTAAAAAGTACAATCCGATATTTAAAATAGCCCTAATGACAGCTATTGCTGTTTTGCACCATAGAATTGATAAGTGCCTATTAATCAGAAAATTCCAATAGCTGTAACAAGTTTGAGCTATAATCGTCTTCGGTT
The sequence above is a segment of the Muricauda sp. SCSIO 64092 genome. Coding sequences within it:
- a CDS encoding DUF3575 domain-containing protein encodes the protein MKTRISFLAILFTTTISFAQTFRNVERNQFKVRLFSPGFEYEKGLGSNTTMIAGASIQLAARPGQNLVYWGIVPAVRTGFRYYTNFDRRLILRKKYIEGNSANYVGAVNTLYYATPLIKGAEIAGDKGIFGNVGVVYGMQRTLPVGFNYDMGIGLGYYYDANYGGSIGPIGGIAVGWAF